A genome region from Lucilia cuprina isolate Lc7/37 chromosome 3, ASM2204524v1, whole genome shotgun sequence includes the following:
- the LOC111679452 gene encoding uncharacterized protein LOC111679452 has translation MASSCAVAIAAFFQIVLRISFFIEQTSDRCSSAPTLASWIFLIAFLDILLDISIYPIRYMHLPYICQIVAETIITVFLTEFGLLMVWCTIEKICCKLSNSLLLFIGMTPRFYYDWESYILGFVTITTSLAILLFVGQATDHVHFMRKRSMRLCRKINSYVVETWSKLRSLLMVANKCGNAKHSIEAECFNMDSEVIYPVRRNNNRRNRSKSRAGRSRSRNRR, from the coding sequence ATGGCATCTTCATGTGCTGTTGCCATAGCAGCCTTTTTCCAAATTGTACTACGTATTTCATTTTTCATTGAACAGACCAGTGACAGATGTTCGTCAGCACCCACTTTGGCAAGTTGGATATTTTTAATTGCCTTTTTAGACATACTTCTGGATATAAGTATCTACCCTATACGTTATATGCATTTACCTTATATCTGTCAAATTGTGGCCGAAACTATAATAACGGTATTTCTAACAGAATTTGGTTTATTAATGGTATGGTGTACCATAGAGAAAATTTGCTGTAAATTAAGTAATTCACTGTTGCTGTTTATTGGTATGACACCACGTTTTTACTATGACTGGGAGAGTTATATATTGGGTTTCGTTACTATTACAACAAGTTTGGCTATACTTTTGTTTGTCGGTCAAGCCACCGATCATGTTCATTTTATGCGTAAAAGATCTATGCGCTTGTGTCGTAAGATTAATTCGTATGTAGTGGAAACTTGGTCAAAGTTACGTTCATTATTGATGGTGGCAAATAAATGTGGTAATGCAAAGCATTCGATAGAAGCTGAATGTTTTAACATGGATTCTGAGGTAATATATCCAGTAAGACGCAATAACAATAGACGTAATCGTAGCAAAAGTCGTGCAGGTCGTAGTCGTAGCCGTAATAGAAGAtga